A DNA window from Aquarana catesbeiana isolate 2022-GZ linkage group LG01, ASM4218655v1, whole genome shotgun sequence contains the following coding sequences:
- the NDNF gene encoding protein NDNF has product MLSHWYTLLVLLPVCLKSQKLPTRDEELFQMQIKDKSVFHDSSIVPDGAEIGGYLFRDNPKRYFFVVEEDNTPLSVIVTPCDAPLEWKLTLQELPEEASGEGSGEPEPLEQQKQQIMNEEGTELFSYKGNDVEYFVSTSSPSGLYQLELISTEKDTHFKVYATTTPESDQPYPELPYDPRVDVTSLGRTTLTLAWKPTPTSSVLKQPIQYCVVINKEHNFKSMCAVEAKINADDAFMVAPKPGLDFSPFDFAHFGFSSENDAGKDRNFMSKSLSTKIVRQLTAKPKPDLQKVCIGNKNIFTVSDLKPDTQYYFDVFAINSATNMSTAYVGTFARTKEEAKQKTLELKDGKVTDVFIKRKGSKFLRFAPVSSHQKVTFSVHSCLDTIQIQVRRDGKLILSQSVEGVRQFQLRGKPKAKYLIRLKGSKKGASMLKILATSKFNKQPFPSLPEDTRIKAFDKLRTCTSVTIAWLGTQERNKYCVYKKEVDDDYNEDQKKREQNQCLGPDTRKKSEKVLCKYFHSQNLHKAVTTETIKGLEAGKSYVLDVYVMGHGGHSVKYQSKLVKTRKFC; this is encoded by the exons ATGTTATCACATTGGTACACATTATTGGTTCTACTACCAGTCTGCTTGAAATCTCAGAAACTTCCGACTAGAGATGAAGAACTGTTCCAAATGCAAATTAAAGATAAATCAGTTTTCCACGATTCATCCATAGTACCTGATGGAGCAGAGATTGGTGGCTACCTGTTCAGAGACAATCCTAAAAG GTACTTCTTTGTAGTGGAGGAAGATAATACACCTCTGTCTGTTATTGTTACACCCTGTGATGCTCCTCTGGAATGGAAACTGACTTTACAGGAACTTCCTGAGGAAGCCAGTGGGGAAGGATCAG GTGAGCCTGAACCTCTGGAGCAGCAAAAACAACAGATTATGAATGAAGAGGGCACCGAGCTGTTCTCATATAAAGGAAATGATGTGGAATACTTTGTGTCTACAAGCTCTCCTTCTGGTTTGTACCAGCTGGAATTAATTTCAACAGAAAAGGACACCCATTTTAAAGTTTATGCCACGACAACTCCAGAGTCTGACCAGCCTTACCCAGAGTTGCCATACGACCCGAGAGTTGATGTGACATCGCTAGGACGCACCACATTAACATTAGCATGGAAACCAACTCCTACATCCTCTGTTTTAAAACAGCCAATCCAATACTGTGTTGTTATCAACAAGGAACACAATTTTAAAAGTATGTGCGCAGTCGAAGCCAAGATCAATGCAGATGATGCTTTTATGGTAGCTCCTAAGCCTGGTTTAGACTTCAGCCCCTTTGACTTTGCCCACTTTGGGTTTTCATCAGAAAATGATGCTGGTAAAGATCGCAATTTCATGTCAAAATCCTTATCCACAAAGATAGTACGTCAACTAACTGCCAAACCAAAGCCTGATCTTCAAAAGGTATGCATTGGGAACAAAAACATATTTACAGTTTCTGATCTGAAGCCTGACACCCAGTACTACTTTGATGTGTTTGCAATAAACTCAGCCACAAATATGAGCACTGCATATGTCGGAACATTTGCTCGAACTAAAGAAGAAGCAAAGCAGAAAACATTAGAGTTGAAGGATGGAAAAGTTACTGATGTGTTCATAAAGAGGAAGGGCAGTAAATTTTTAAGATTTGCCCCAGTCTCTTCCCATCAAAAAGTCACTTTTTCAGTTCACTCTTGCCTGGACACTATTCAGATCCAAGTCAGAAGAGATGGCAAACTTATTCTGTCACAAAGTGTAGAAGGTGTGCGCCAGTTTCAACTGAGAGGAAAACCAAAAGCTAAATACTTGATTAGGCTAAAGGGAAGCAAAAAGGGTGCCTCTATGCTCAAAATCCTGGCAACATCGAAATTCAACAAACagcctttcccttcacttccagaaGACACAAGAATCAAAGCCTTTGACAAACTGCGCACGTGCACTTCTGTTACAATAGCATGGCTGGGAACGCAGGAGAGAAATAAATATTGTGTTTACAAAAAAGAAGTGGATGATGACTACAACGAAGACCAGAAGAAACGGGAACAAAACCAATGTTTGGGGCCTGACACCAGAAAGAAATCAGAGAAAGTTCTCTGCAAATATTTCCACAGTCAAAACCTGCATAAAGCAGTCACCACAGAGACAATCAAAGGACTTGAAGCTGGCAAGTCTTATGTCCTGGATGTCTATGTCATGGGTCACGGAGGCCATTCAGTCAAATATCAAAGCAAACTCGTAAAAACAAGAAAGTTCTGTTAG